One Mycolicibacterium goodii genomic region harbors:
- a CDS encoding M56 family metallopeptidase: MSALAFTLVALALVGPVPAMLARASWPLRAPRAAIVLWQSIALAAVLSAFSAGIAIASRLFVPGPDGRPTATITSEIDVLGWPVWLAYVVVFSLTLFIGARLCVAIVQVAVATRRRRAHHRMMVDLLSKSRDAVPAHLRRPASGLRILDVAQPLAYCLPGVRSRVVVSEGTLDTLSPDEVDAILTHERAHLRARHDLVLEMFTAVHAAFPRFVRSASALDAVRLLIELLADDAAVRIAGPTPLARALVTCAAGRTPSGALAAGGPTTVIRVRRLGGKPNSLALSIVAYLAAVAILVVPTIAVAVPWLTELHRLFSGLT, encoded by the coding sequence GTGTCCGCGCTGGCCTTCACACTCGTAGCGCTGGCGCTGGTTGGACCAGTGCCCGCGATGCTGGCGCGGGCCTCGTGGCCGTTGCGGGCGCCGCGCGCGGCAATCGTGTTGTGGCAGTCGATCGCCTTGGCCGCGGTACTTTCGGCGTTCTCCGCCGGCATCGCCATCGCCAGCCGGCTGTTCGTTCCCGGCCCCGACGGCCGTCCGACCGCGACGATCACCAGCGAGATCGACGTGCTGGGCTGGCCGGTGTGGCTCGCCTACGTCGTGGTGTTCAGCCTGACGCTGTTCATCGGTGCCCGGTTGTGCGTCGCGATCGTCCAGGTGGCCGTCGCAACGCGCCGCCGCCGCGCACACCACCGCATGATGGTGGACCTGCTCAGCAAGTCGCGCGACGCGGTCCCCGCCCATCTGCGCAGGCCCGCCAGCGGGCTGCGCATCCTCGACGTCGCACAGCCGCTCGCGTACTGCCTGCCAGGGGTTCGCAGCCGCGTGGTGGTCAGCGAGGGCACCCTCGACACCCTCTCGCCCGACGAGGTCGACGCGATCCTGACCCACGAGCGCGCACACCTGCGGGCCCGGCACGATCTCGTGCTGGAGATGTTCACGGCCGTGCATGCCGCATTCCCCCGGTTCGTCCGCAGCGCCAGCGCGCTCGACGCAGTGCGGTTGCTGATCGAACTTCTCGCCGACGATGCCGCCGTGCGGATCGCCGGACCCACTCCCCTGGCCCGCGCGCTGGTCACGTGCGCCGCGGGCCGCACACCGTCGGGTGCGCTCGCCGCGGGTGGGCCGACCACGGTGATCCGGGTGCGCCGGCTCGGCGGCAAGCCCAACAGCCTGGCGCTCTCGATCGTCGCCTACCTCGCGGCAGTGGCCATCCTGGTCGTCCCGACCATCGCCGTGGCCGTCCCCTGGCTCACCGAATTGCATCGCCTGTTCTCGGGTCTGACATAG
- a CDS encoding BlaI/MecI/CopY family transcriptional regulator, translated as MAKLTRLGELEREVMDHLWAAPEPQTVRQVHEALAARRDLAYTTIMTVLQRLAKKNLVVQHRDDRAHRYAPTHGRDELVAGLMVDALDQAADSGSRQAALVHFVERVGVDEAAALRRALEELESKQRVSPPTGNSGTG; from the coding sequence ATGGCCAAATTGACGCGTCTTGGGGAGCTGGAGCGCGAGGTGATGGATCATCTCTGGGCAGCTCCCGAACCTCAGACTGTGCGCCAAGTCCACGAGGCGCTGGCCGCCCGCCGCGACTTGGCCTACACGACGATCATGACGGTGCTGCAGCGACTGGCGAAGAAGAACCTCGTGGTGCAGCACCGCGACGACCGGGCCCACCGGTACGCCCCCACCCACGGGCGCGACGAGCTGGTGGCCGGGTTGATGGTCGACGCCCTCGACCAGGCCGCGGACTCCGGCAGCCGCCAGGCCGCGCTGGTCCATTTCGTCGAACGGGTCGGTGTCGACGAGGCCGCGGCGCTGCGCCGCGCACTGGAGGAACTCGAGAGCAAGCAGCGGGTTTCCCCACCGACTGGTAATTCGGGTACGGGCTGA
- a CDS encoding iron reductase: protein MTVLIEDPLIAGMAIKRTLPLHESSRRLRELYPECPRVYGVAVMGDLSRRRWWPLAEALTADRLRTMFDAGIAETDNRPAVAQQLATTLAHVVIGRVIPLLVLEGRAWDTGLENLWVHVDSEGAIDWVGVVDPTVRALPSDPYFSDGARRIADTASGGIVALPGEAALTTWVAHRSHRALEPLFDRLAEVSAGAISTTAMWHMVGGAVVGAATQIPLLAGCSEVESMRRGQAVLDALVGFGLPVRGESRAGKVLLN from the coding sequence ATGACGGTCTTGATCGAAGACCCGCTGATCGCGGGTATGGCCATCAAGCGGACCCTGCCGCTGCACGAGTCCAGCCGGCGTCTGCGTGAGCTGTACCCCGAATGTCCGCGGGTCTACGGTGTGGCCGTCATGGGGGACCTGTCGCGCCGACGGTGGTGGCCGCTGGCCGAGGCGCTGACCGCCGACCGGTTGCGGACGATGTTCGACGCCGGGATCGCCGAGACCGACAACCGTCCCGCGGTGGCCCAGCAACTGGCCACGACACTTGCCCACGTGGTGATCGGCCGGGTGATCCCCCTGCTGGTGCTGGAGGGGCGCGCATGGGACACCGGTCTGGAGAACCTCTGGGTGCACGTCGACTCCGAAGGCGCCATCGACTGGGTCGGCGTCGTCGATCCGACCGTGCGGGCGCTGCCGTCCGACCCCTACTTCTCCGACGGTGCCCGTCGCATCGCGGACACCGCCTCAGGCGGCATCGTCGCGCTTCCCGGTGAGGCCGCACTGACCACGTGGGTGGCCCACCGGAGCCACCGTGCGCTCGAGCCGTTGTTCGATCGGCTCGCCGAGGTCAGCGCGGGGGCCATCTCGACCACCGCGATGTGGCACATGGTGGGTGGCGCCGTGGTCGGTGCGGCCACCCAGATTCCGTTGCTGGCCGGGTGCAGCGAGGTCGAGAGCATGCGTCGCGGTCAGGCGGTTCTGGACGCGCTCGTCGGCTTCGGTCTGCCGGTTCGCGGCGAAAGTCGCGCGGGGAAGGTCTTGCTTAATTAG
- a CDS encoding PaaI family thioesterase, whose amino-acid sequence MTTDVNAGLGKGFDSEIGLKYLELGPDGGRAQLTVTDALLQPWGIVHGGVYCSIVESLASVSGHIWLSENGGGTVVGVNNNTDFLRAIGSGTVTAVSTPIHRGRRQQLWLITITDENDRTVARGQVRLQNMPAD is encoded by the coding sequence GTGACGACAGATGTGAATGCCGGGCTCGGCAAGGGCTTCGACTCCGAAATCGGGCTCAAGTATCTGGAACTCGGACCCGACGGCGGTCGCGCGCAACTGACCGTCACCGACGCGCTGCTCCAGCCGTGGGGCATCGTGCACGGAGGCGTCTACTGCTCCATCGTGGAGAGCCTCGCGAGCGTGTCGGGTCATATCTGGTTGTCGGAGAACGGCGGTGGCACGGTCGTCGGAGTCAACAACAACACCGACTTCCTCCGTGCGATCGGGTCCGGCACGGTCACCGCGGTGTCGACGCCGATCCACCGGGGACGCCGCCAGCAGCTGTGGCTGATCACCATCACCGACGAGAACGACCGCACGGTGGCGCGCGGGCAGGTCCGCCTGCAGAACATGCCCGCCGACTAG
- a CDS encoding urease subunit gamma, with translation MRLSPHEQDRLLISYAAELARRRQARGLRLNHPEAVAVITDHLLEGARDGRTVAELMVSGRSVLTRDEVMDGVPEMLNDVQVEATFPDGTKLVTVHQPIA, from the coding sequence ATGCGCCTGAGCCCGCATGAACAGGATCGACTGCTGATCTCGTATGCCGCCGAACTGGCCCGCCGCAGGCAGGCCAGAGGGCTGCGACTCAACCATCCGGAAGCCGTCGCGGTGATCACCGATCATCTGCTGGAAGGCGCGCGCGACGGCCGCACCGTCGCCGAGCTGATGGTCAGCGGACGCAGCGTGCTGACGCGCGACGAGGTCATGGACGGTGTGCCGGAGATGCTCAACGACGTGCAGGTCGAGGCCACGTTCCCGGACGGCACCAAGCTCGTCACCGTCCACCAGCCGATCGCCTGA
- a CDS encoding urease subunit beta, with product MVPGEIIYGDGHIQLNAGAPRVTLDVVNTGDRPVQVGSHVHLPQANSALEFDRAAAHGHRLDIPAGTAVRFEPGVAQRVSLVPLSGAREVHGLSLNPPGRLDA from the coding sequence GTGGTGCCCGGCGAGATCATCTACGGTGACGGCCACATCCAACTCAACGCCGGCGCACCACGAGTCACGCTCGACGTGGTCAACACCGGTGACCGTCCGGTGCAGGTCGGTAGCCATGTGCACCTGCCGCAGGCGAACTCTGCGCTGGAGTTCGACCGCGCGGCCGCGCACGGTCACCGCCTCGACATCCCCGCGGGTACCGCGGTGCGTTTCGAACCCGGTGTGGCGCAGCGCGTCTCGCTCGTGCCGTTGAGCGGGGCACGTGAAGTGCACGGGCTGTCGCTGAATCCCCCCGGGAGGCTGGACGCATGA
- a CDS encoding urease subunit alpha: MTELSRERYAALFGPTTGDRIRLADTDLLVEITEDRSGGPGRAGDEAVFGGGKVLRESMGQSRVTRADGAPDTVITGAVIIDHWGVIKADIGIRDGRITAIGKAGNPEVMSGVHPDLVVGPSTEIIAGNGRIVTAGAIDCHVHLICPQIMEEALGGGITTIVAGGTGPAEGSKATTVTPGAWHLARILESLDHWPLNVALLGKGNTVSAEAMWEQLRGGAAGFKLHEDWGTTPAAIDACLTVAEAAGVQANIHTDTLNEMGFVEDTLAAIRGRSIHAYHTEGAGGGHAPDIITVAGEPNVLPSSTNPTRPHTVNTLDEHLDMLMVCHHLKPSVPEDLAFAESRIRPSTIAAEDLLHDIGAISMIGSDAQAMGRIGEVVLRTWQTAHVMKRRRGALRGDGAADNNRVRRYVAKYTICPAVAHGLDDEIGSVEVGKLADLVLWEPAFFGVRPHAVIKGGMIAWAAMGDANASIPTPQPVLPRPMFGAAPASAAATSLHFVAPQAIEDGLADRIDIRRKLAGVKNVRGIGKAQMPLNDALPDIEVDPDTFTVRIDGEVWEEQPAAELPMAQRYFLF; this comes from the coding sequence ATGACCGAACTGTCCCGCGAGCGGTACGCCGCCCTGTTCGGCCCGACCACAGGTGACCGGATCCGGTTGGCCGACACCGACCTGCTGGTCGAGATCACAGAGGACCGCAGCGGGGGCCCCGGGCGGGCCGGTGACGAGGCCGTGTTCGGCGGCGGCAAGGTGCTGCGCGAGTCGATGGGTCAGTCCAGGGTCACGCGTGCCGACGGCGCCCCGGACACCGTGATCACCGGGGCCGTGATCATCGACCACTGGGGAGTGATCAAGGCCGACATCGGGATTCGCGACGGTCGCATCACCGCGATCGGAAAGGCCGGCAACCCGGAGGTGATGTCGGGCGTGCACCCGGACCTGGTCGTCGGCCCGTCCACCGAGATCATCGCGGGCAACGGCCGCATCGTCACCGCAGGCGCCATCGACTGCCACGTCCACCTCATCTGTCCGCAGATCATGGAGGAGGCGCTCGGCGGCGGCATCACGACGATCGTCGCCGGTGGCACCGGCCCGGCCGAGGGCAGCAAGGCCACCACGGTGACACCCGGCGCCTGGCATCTGGCCCGGATCCTGGAATCGCTCGACCACTGGCCGCTCAACGTCGCGCTGCTCGGCAAGGGCAACACGGTGTCCGCCGAGGCCATGTGGGAGCAGTTGCGTGGCGGCGCAGCGGGTTTCAAGCTGCACGAGGACTGGGGCACCACCCCGGCCGCGATCGACGCCTGCCTGACCGTCGCCGAGGCCGCGGGGGTGCAGGCCAACATCCACACCGACACCCTCAACGAGATGGGCTTCGTCGAGGACACGCTCGCCGCGATCCGCGGGCGGTCGATCCACGCCTACCACACCGAGGGCGCCGGCGGCGGGCACGCACCGGACATCATCACCGTGGCCGGTGAACCCAACGTGCTGCCGAGTTCGACAAACCCGACGCGTCCACACACGGTCAACACGCTCGACGAACACCTCGACATGCTGATGGTGTGCCACCACCTCAAACCCAGCGTGCCCGAGGATCTGGCGTTCGCCGAGAGCCGCATCCGGCCGTCGACGATCGCCGCCGAGGATCTGCTGCACGACATCGGGGCGATCTCGATGATCGGCTCCGACGCCCAGGCGATGGGACGCATCGGCGAGGTGGTGCTGCGCACGTGGCAGACCGCGCACGTCATGAAGAGACGCAGGGGAGCGCTCCGCGGCGACGGAGCGGCCGACAACAACCGCGTGCGGCGCTACGTCGCGAAGTACACCATCTGCCCGGCGGTGGCGCACGGACTCGACGACGAGATCGGTTCGGTCGAGGTGGGCAAGCTCGCCGACCTGGTGCTGTGGGAACCGGCGTTCTTCGGGGTCCGCCCGCACGCGGTGATCAAGGGCGGCATGATCGCGTGGGCCGCGATGGGGGACGCCAACGCATCGATCCCCACCCCGCAACCCGTGCTGCCCCGTCCCATGTTCGGCGCCGCCCCGGCGTCCGCCGCCGCGACCTCCCTGCATTTCGTGGCGCCGCAGGCGATCGAGGACGGCCTGGCCGATCGCATCGACATACGCCGAAAGCTCGCCGGGGTCAAGAACGTTCGCGGTATCGGCAAGGCGCAGATGCCGCTCAACGATGCGCTGCCGGACATCGAGGTCGATCCCGACACCTTCACGGTGCGCATAGACGGTGAGGTGTGGGAGG